A stretch of DNA from Blastocatellia bacterium:
GGCAGCGACCGGTGTCATGCGGTTCGACGCATGTACGGCTTAGAGCCACCGTTGTCCGAAACTGAGCAGCAACAACTAGCGCGGGTCGGCGCAGACCACGCTTTCGATCAGCAAGCTGAAGCTCTCCAACAGCTCGAACGCGCTGGATTCGCCCACCAAGCCGACACTCTCACTGTTCTCTGCGAGCTCATCCAATACAATCAGGCGAAAGTGACTGACATTGTGAATGAATTGGGACGGCTGGCCGAGACGCTCACGGCAGCCGGTTGCCCGCAGGAATCGGCCAGATGCTCGCGTGCGCAGCAGCGCCTGCTCAGAGACACAGAACAACTGGCTAAGGCTGCCGGGCATTTGCTTCAGGTCAACCTGAACCATAGAGCCAGCGATGAGGACGAGTTAAAGACCCAGCTTTTGGAGGTCGGTCTGGCCTGGCAGCGGCTGCTGGAGAAAGCAACGAAGAAACTGGCCGAGCGAGCCGAGCGGGCGTTTGTGGCCTTGAATCTGAGCGTTCGTGATGAAGACGCAACGGCAAGCCGACAAGACACTGAGCGACGTGATGGCGGCTGCCAAGAGTGATTGCCAGTTAGCCTGTGCCTTTTTGAAAGTCAGTTTTTGCGCCTTTTTCAGAAATCGCTCATGCGCTCTCGCACACCGCGAAGGATGAAAATGGAATTCTTGGGTGAAGTTCGTGTGTTTCGTGGGCTATTTTCGAAGGAATCGCCCATGAGCTCCGCGCTCGCCACGAACCATGAAAATACAATTCTTTCGTGGGTTTTGTGTGTTTCGTGGGCTATTTTCAGAAGAGCGCCCGCATCTTGCGGTCTCCGGCACGCTGGAAGCGTGCGCTCCCAGCGATTCTCCGAGCAGACTACGTTCATGCAGCCAAAAGCATGGCAGGACCTGCACCGACTGAGCGGCAATGTGTGATCTTCACTCGGCATTTAGTATCACCTTTTCCTTTCGGAACAAGACTCAGATGTAGCGCGTACTGAGGGACTCAATCCCCGAACGCCTGACCTTCAACCGGCGTGACCGGCGTGGTTGGCTGTGGCTGCGGCGCGCGCCTTTGACGCGCGTTGACACCTCATGGGGGCCGTGTTATGGTGTGCGCTCACCAAGTGAATATATCCAAAATCACTTCCCAATCTTCAAGGAGGAGGACCTATGCTCAGCAAATCATTGCTCAGTTTCGTGGCAACGCTGATCATCGTGTTGCCGGCTTCAGCACAATCTGTTGACCAAGTTTTGGCAAAATACTACCAAGCGCGTGGCGGCCTAGAAAAAATCAAATCGGTCAAGACACTGCGTTTCACTGCGAAGATCAGCGGCGGCCCGATGGAGATTCCGGTTACCATGGAACAGAAGCGTCCCAACAGCATGCGAATGGAGTTCACGTTTCAGGGACTCACCGGCATTCAGGCGTATGATGGGAAGACGGGCTGGATGATCATGCCGTTCGGCGGGAAGAAGGACCCTGAGCCGATGGGTGAAGATATGCTCAAGGAACTTGCCAAACAAGCCGACATTGATGGTCCGTTGGTGGATTACAAAGAGAAAGGGCATCAAGTGGAGCTGCTCGGCAAAGAATCGGTCGAAGGCACAGAGGCCTACAAACTTAAGCTGACGCGCCGAGACGGCGACGTTGAGTACATTTACCTCGACGCTGATTCTTACGTGGAGATCAAATCCGAGGGCAAGC
This window harbors:
- a CDS encoding YkgJ family cysteine cluster protein is translated as MSALGTNTSTLSTDTNALSKGTSTLSTDTSAVNVKNEPSSKTIPPRLLQLVKRQRMSERTFEQMLRLLSDRRHGVVAHDEQLGFYAESLAESWLTSSESQVPDCLTCGACCAYLHQVPVLISDPTPRRLTWQVWDANDRAGAKSYWLRRDPHDGQCIALDGQVGERVRCTIYPLRPQSCRAFEAGSDRCHAVRRMYGLEPPLSETEQQQLARVGADHAFDQQAEALQQLERAGFAHQADTLTVLCELIQYNQAKVTDIVNELGRLAETLTAAGCPQESARCSRAQQRLLRDTEQLAKAAGHLLQVNLNHRASDEDELKTQLLEVGLAWQRLLEKATKKLAERAERAFVALNLSVRDEDATASRQDTERRDGGCQE